A region of bacterium DNA encodes the following proteins:
- the rpmE gene encoding 50S ribosomal protein L31: MKKGIHPNYKQTTVTCACGETFTTGSTRENIRVEICSKCHPFYTGQRKFVDSEGRVQKFAKKYGIQI; the protein is encoded by the coding sequence ATGAAGAAGGGCATTCATCCCAATTACAAGCAAACCACGGTTACCTGCGCCTGCGGCGAGACGTTCACGACTGGGTCGACGCGCGAGAACATCCGAGTGGAGATCTGCTCGAAGTGTCATCCCTTCTACACCGGCCAGCGCAAGTTCGTGGATTCCGAGGGCCGCGTGCAGAAATTTGCCAAGAAGTACGGCATCCAGATCTGA
- a CDS encoding M23 family metallopeptidase: protein MADRAQLVVAGLLLALTLAAVPLAVPLDLAKADPGKPAAPSALVPVVHLRSSDLSLATPAAGPAVASVGSHTVAPGETPWGISQSAGVTVDVLLAANRLAPGALLHPGQVLVIPSPETAAVPVAPATHTVAAGETLWRISHDAGVRVETLADANHLSLDALLHPGQVLVVPGVDSAHPASTAPRRTPSTREQISATSIRSVPVRMGVPEADEPAMLQPTEGKITSRFGWRVHPIFGTREFHTGIDIANRLGTPVRAARGGIVQFVGWMMGYGRMVIVDHGNGLQTTYSHLSSVLVSFGERVAMGQLMGRIGSTGWSTGPHLLFEVRRNGVPQDPTRYVRPGDPLVVLATTPAASTNEHRHP, encoded by the coding sequence ATGGCAGATCGCGCCCAGCTGGTGGTGGCAGGCTTGTTGCTCGCACTCACCCTCGCGGCCGTTCCTCTGGCCGTTCCTCTAGATCTCGCCAAAGCAGATCCCGGGAAACCCGCCGCCCCCTCCGCGTTGGTGCCGGTGGTGCACCTGCGGTCAAGCGATCTTTCGCTCGCGACGCCTGCGGCCGGCCCCGCCGTGGCGAGCGTCGGCTCCCACACCGTGGCCCCGGGCGAGACACCTTGGGGGATCTCGCAGAGTGCGGGGGTCACGGTCGACGTTCTTCTGGCGGCCAATCGGCTCGCCCCCGGGGCGCTGCTGCATCCCGGCCAGGTTCTTGTGATCCCATCCCCGGAAACCGCCGCAGTACCCGTCGCCCCCGCCACGCATACGGTGGCCGCGGGTGAGACGCTCTGGAGAATCTCCCACGACGCCGGCGTCCGCGTGGAGACCTTGGCGGACGCTAATCACCTCTCGCTGGATGCATTGCTACACCCTGGGCAGGTGCTTGTCGTTCCAGGGGTAGATAGTGCGCACCCCGCCTCGACGGCGCCGCGGCGGACGCCCTCAACGCGGGAGCAGATCTCCGCGACCTCCATCCGCTCCGTCCCGGTTCGCATGGGGGTGCCGGAGGCCGATGAGCCCGCGATGCTCCAGCCGACCGAGGGGAAGATTACCTCGCGGTTCGGTTGGCGGGTTCACCCGATCTTCGGCACTCGGGAGTTTCACACCGGCATCGACATCGCCAACCGGCTCGGCACGCCGGTCCGCGCCGCGCGGGGCGGCATCGTACAGTTCGTGGGGTGGATGATGGGGTATGGCCGGATGGTCATTGTCGATCACGGGAACGGGTTGCAGACAACTTACTCCCACCTCTCTTCGGTGCTTGTTTCGTTCGGAGAGCGGGTCGCCATGGGGCAGCTCATGGGACGGATCGGCAGCACCGGTTGGAGCACCGGTCCGCATCTGCTCTTTGAAGTCCGGCGCAACGGCGTTCCGCAGGATCCGACCCGGTACGTGCGACCGGGCGATCCTTTGGTCGTCCTGGCGACGACGCCCGCGGCTTCCACGAACGAACACCGGCACCCCTAG
- the rho gene encoding transcription termination factor Rho: protein MAIAELEIKSLNELQDLAKDLSIPNFRRYRKQELIMKILQAQTEQSGLMFRSGILEVMQEGYGFLRTSGYLPGQEDIYVSPSQIKRFGLRVGDEVLGQVRAPKDNEKYYALLRVEAVNGLDPEQARSRPDFEKLTPVFPQERLKLELPQSDLTVRIVDLFSPIGKGQRAMIVSPPKAGKTMLLKKIGQSIVQNHQEIYLMVLLLDERPEEVTDMRRSVEAEVVASTFDRPPEEHVQVADLVLERAKRLVEGARDVVVLLDSLTRFSRANNLVIPPSGRTLSGGLDPAALHRPKRFFGAARKIEEGGSITIIATALIDTGSRMDDVIYEEFKGTGNMELHLNRKLQERRTFPAIDIKLSGTRREELLLNEEELRKVWVLRKSLETLDTVAMTELILDRLRKTPNNQAFLRSIIKNSDNDA from the coding sequence GTGGCGATCGCAGAACTTGAAATCAAGAGTCTAAACGAGCTTCAGGATCTTGCCAAAGATCTCAGCATTCCCAACTTTCGCCGCTACCGCAAACAGGAGCTGATCATGAAGATCTTGCAGGCGCAGACGGAGCAAAGCGGGCTGATGTTTCGTTCGGGGATCCTCGAGGTTATGCAGGAGGGATACGGCTTCCTCCGCACGAGCGGCTACCTCCCCGGCCAGGAAGACATCTATGTTTCTCCCTCACAGATCAAGCGCTTCGGGCTTCGAGTGGGGGATGAGGTTCTGGGACAGGTCCGTGCGCCGAAGGACAATGAGAAGTACTACGCGCTTCTCCGCGTCGAGGCGGTGAATGGGCTCGACCCCGAACAGGCTCGGTCACGGCCCGATTTCGAGAAACTCACGCCGGTGTTTCCGCAAGAGCGGCTCAAGCTGGAACTGCCTCAGAGCGACCTGACCGTTCGCATCGTGGACCTGTTCTCGCCCATCGGCAAAGGCCAGCGAGCCATGATCGTGTCCCCACCCAAAGCCGGAAAGACCATGCTCTTGAAGAAGATCGGGCAGAGCATCGTGCAAAACCATCAGGAGATTTACCTGATGGTCCTTCTTCTGGACGAACGGCCGGAGGAGGTCACCGACATGCGTCGGTCGGTGGAGGCCGAGGTGGTGGCGTCGACCTTCGATCGGCCGCCCGAAGAGCATGTACAGGTGGCCGATCTGGTGCTGGAACGCGCAAAGCGGCTTGTGGAGGGCGCGCGGGACGTCGTCGTTCTGCTCGACAGCCTCACCCGATTCTCCCGGGCCAACAACCTCGTGATTCCCCCGAGCGGTCGGACGCTCTCCGGCGGCCTCGACCCTGCGGCGCTCCATCGTCCCAAGCGCTTTTTTGGAGCCGCGCGCAAGATCGAAGAGGGGGGGAGCATCACGATCATCGCTACGGCGTTGATCGATACCGGAAGCCGCATGGACGATGTCATCTACGAGGAATTCAAGGGTACCGGCAATATGGAGTTGCACCTCAACCGCAAATTGCAGGAGCGCAGGACGTTCCCCGCGATCGACATCAAGCTCTCCGGCACGCGGCGCGAGGAGCTGTTGCTGAACGAGGAGGAACTCCGCAAGGTCTGGGTGCTTCGGAAGAGTCTAGAGACGCTCGACACCGTCGCCATGACCGAATTGATTCTCGACCGCTTGCGCAAGACGCCAAACAACCAGGCGTTCCTCCGGTCGATCATTAAGAACAGCGACAACGACGCGTAG
- a CDS encoding S-layer homology domain-containing protein, producing the protein MIHRSHAVAAVALAAAVVVAVMPASAALFSDIQGDPNQRGIEKLSVAGVLHGFPDGTFKPGQPITRLGAVEALALGLDIKGTGGIPNYKDLAEIPEEVRPAIAALLNTGAVSQQKAEVRKGDVTYSLETDKAVYGTEDAVDLTFKVTNSGKQDIKFTYPTTQQYDFIVRRGTTEVARWSLGQTFVQGDLNLVLASGKSFVYDTRWLQKDQDNKFVPPGPYEIMGVSPAKDDSVTVTLQFQKGLLATFPDNTFRPNSQVSRAEFAALLVRALGRQGEATQKSSAPLSVKDAADVPPTLHGYVAVAIDTGIMPPGPDGNFHPNAATTRGESAGAIAAVMGALNKFNYVKGKLVRVGSTDITVSVETQAVQSYALTPQVAVYRNNKAVAPSDLKPNDQVLMLLTGPRGRAGYIEATGQ; encoded by the coding sequence ATGATCCATCGAAGTCATGCTGTCGCCGCGGTGGCGCTTGCCGCCGCGGTGGTCGTCGCCGTCATGCCGGCGTCAGCCGCGTTGTTCTCGGACATCCAGGGTGATCCCAATCAGCGAGGGATCGAAAAATTGTCTGTGGCCGGGGTGCTGCATGGATTCCCCGACGGGACGTTCAAGCCCGGCCAGCCGATTACCCGACTCGGGGCGGTCGAGGCACTCGCCTTAGGGCTCGACATCAAGGGGACCGGAGGGATCCCGAACTACAAGGATCTCGCGGAGATCCCCGAGGAGGTGCGACCGGCGATCGCGGCGTTGCTCAACACCGGTGCCGTCTCACAACAAAAGGCCGAGGTGCGGAAGGGCGACGTCACCTACTCCCTCGAGACCGACAAGGCGGTGTACGGGACCGAAGATGCTGTCGACCTGACGTTCAAAGTCACGAATTCGGGCAAGCAGGACATAAAATTCACATACCCCACTACCCAACAGTATGACTTTATTGTTAGGCGCGGGACCACCGAGGTGGCCCGCTGGTCGCTCGGGCAGACGTTCGTCCAGGGAGACCTCAACCTCGTCCTGGCCTCCGGCAAATCGTTTGTCTACGATACCCGGTGGCTCCAAAAGGATCAGGATAACAAATTCGTTCCCCCGGGACCGTACGAGATCATGGGGGTGTCGCCCGCAAAGGACGACTCGGTGACGGTGACCCTCCAATTTCAAAAGGGGTTGCTGGCGACGTTTCCGGACAATACCTTCCGTCCCAATTCGCAGGTGAGCCGTGCGGAGTTCGCGGCGCTGCTTGTCAGAGCGCTGGGCCGGCAGGGGGAGGCGACCCAAAAATCCTCCGCGCCGTTGTCCGTCAAGGATGCGGCGGATGTCCCGCCGACCCTGCATGGGTACGTCGCGGTGGCGATCGATACAGGAATTATGCCCCCCGGGCCGGACGGGAATTTCCACCCGAACGCCGCGACGACACGAGGCGAATCCGCGGGGGCGATCGCGGCGGTGATGGGCGCGCTGAATAAGTTCAACTATGTGAAGGGGAAGCTCGTGCGGGTCGGGTCTACGGATATCACGGTAAGCGTCGAGACACAGGCGGTACAAAGCTACGCGTTGACGCCTCAGGTCGCCGTCTATCGGAACAACAAAGCGGTGGCGCCGAGTGATCTCAAGCCCAACGATCAGGTGTTAATGCTGCTCACCGGCCCCCGTGGTCGAGCGGGCTATATCGAAGCCACCGGGCAGTGA
- the argS gene encoding arginine--tRNA ligase: MLTHDLQALIAQAVRHAVSAGDLPPSTPAELPRFEVELPRDPRHGDFAANIALVLARTLGRSPRDVGTAILRHLPVPSEAVSKAELAGPGFLNLSLAPSFLHRWLRRVYADDRAFGGTDIGRGQRVLVEYVSANPTGPLTVGSGRNGAVGETVARLLEALGYRVSREYYVNDYGNQVELLARSVEATYLEALGRPAVFPEEGYRGAYVAEIGRRIVAAHGAAIADLDLPTRVARIQEISLEEMLSDIRTTLEVFGVTFDTWFSERTLHASGAVEQVLEELRRRGVVYEQDGALWFRATQFGDDKDRVMIRGDGRPTYFAADIPYHLDKYARGFDHLINVLGVDHIGDVARVRGGLEALGKDPSSLEVLLYQHVRLRNEGEVVRMSKRSGEFITLRDLLDAVGRDAARFFFTMTSPSVPMDFDFALAQRKSADNPVYYVQYAHARICSILREAERVGIGLPRADAADLGQLTAPEEWVLAKRAVMLPEIVYAAGTRREPQRLCAFARELAEAFHAFYTQCRVLTEDPELTAARLILVDAARRVLRNTLDLIGVAPAERM, from the coding sequence GTGCTCACCCATGATCTCCAAGCGCTGATCGCCCAAGCCGTCCGCCACGCTGTCAGCGCGGGCGATCTTCCCCCCTCCACGCCGGCGGAGCTCCCTCGGTTCGAGGTGGAACTCCCCCGGGATCCCCGGCACGGGGATTTTGCGGCGAACATTGCGCTCGTACTCGCGCGCACGCTCGGGCGCTCCCCCCGGGATGTGGGGACGGCGATCCTCCGCCACCTCCCTGTTCCCTCCGAGGCGGTCAGCAAGGCCGAACTCGCCGGACCGGGGTTCCTCAACCTGTCGCTGGCGCCGAGCTTTCTCCACCGATGGCTCCGCCGGGTCTATGCCGACGATCGCGCATTTGGTGGAACGGATATCGGCCGGGGTCAGCGCGTCCTCGTCGAGTACGTGAGCGCCAACCCGACGGGCCCCCTGACGGTGGGGTCGGGCCGGAACGGTGCGGTTGGCGAAACAGTGGCGCGCCTCCTGGAAGCGTTGGGCTACCGTGTTTCTCGCGAGTACTACGTGAACGACTACGGAAACCAGGTTGAGCTCCTTGCCCGCTCCGTGGAGGCCACCTACCTGGAGGCGCTCGGCCGTCCGGCGGTCTTCCCCGAGGAAGGGTACCGCGGTGCGTACGTGGCGGAGATCGGCCGCCGGATCGTCGCCGCGCATGGTGCCGCCATTGCCGACTTGGATCTCCCCACACGGGTGGCCCGGATCCAGGAGATCTCGCTCGAGGAGATGCTGAGCGATATTCGGACGACCCTGGAGGTTTTCGGGGTGACCTTCGACACCTGGTTCAGCGAGCGGACCCTGCACGCCAGCGGCGCGGTGGAGCAGGTGCTGGAGGAGTTGCGCCGCCGCGGCGTCGTCTACGAACAAGACGGTGCCCTCTGGTTTCGCGCCACGCAGTTCGGAGACGACAAGGACCGGGTCATGATTCGAGGCGACGGTCGGCCGACCTACTTTGCCGCCGACATCCCGTACCATCTCGATAAGTACGCGCGCGGATTCGACCACCTGATCAACGTGCTGGGCGTGGACCACATCGGAGACGTCGCCCGGGTGCGGGGAGGGCTTGAGGCGCTCGGGAAGGACCCGTCGTCGCTCGAGGTTCTGCTGTACCAGCACGTCCGTTTGCGCAACGAGGGTGAGGTCGTGCGGATGAGCAAGCGCAGCGGGGAGTTCATCACGCTGCGGGATCTTCTCGACGCGGTCGGGCGCGATGCCGCTCGATTCTTCTTTACCATGACCAGCCCGAGCGTGCCGATGGATTTCGACTTCGCCCTGGCGCAGCGAAAATCCGCGGACAATCCCGTCTACTACGTCCAATACGCCCACGCCAGAATCTGTAGCATCCTTCGCGAGGCCGAGCGGGTCGGGATCGGCCTCCCGCGGGCCGATGCGGCCGACTTAGGCCAGCTCACCGCTCCTGAGGAGTGGGTGTTGGCCAAACGCGCCGTCATGCTCCCGGAGATCGTGTACGCCGCGGGGACCCGGCGGGAGCCCCAACGGCTCTGCGCGTTCGCGCGGGAACTAGCGGAGGCCTTTCACGCCTTTTACACTCAGTGCCGGGTGCTGACGGAGGATCCGGAGCTGACCGCGGCGCGTCTCATCCTCGTCGACGCGGCGCGGCGGGTTCTGCGGAACACCCTGGACCTCATCGGCGTCGCCCCCGCGGAGCGAATGTAG
- the glpX gene encoding class II fructose-bisphosphatase, with the protein MVSPMERLLALDIVKVTEAAAIAAARHMGEGRVEQADKAAVTAMRAALDELTIQGRIVIGEGEQDEAPMLYIGEEVGRGGGFTVDAAVDPVEGTNLVAKGLPNAIAIVSVTEKGGILHAPDIYMEKLVVPPQAAGRVDLRWPPERNLEVLAEALGRRVSDITVVILDRPRHADLIAAVRRAGARIKLISDGDVAPAISAAVSGPGVHAVMGIGGAPEGVLTAAALRCLGGEIQGRFWYRNDAERQRAREMGISDPDRIFRTEDLVRGNDLVFAATGITDGDLFRGVRLFGGGVRTHSLVMTSAVHQIRFVDTIHIQDMSRAGVIRL; encoded by the coding sequence ATGGTGAGCCCCATGGAGCGCCTGCTCGCCCTCGACATTGTCAAAGTGACGGAGGCCGCGGCGATCGCCGCGGCCCGCCACATGGGGGAAGGGCGGGTTGAGCAGGCGGATAAGGCGGCCGTGACCGCGATGCGCGCGGCGCTCGACGAGCTGACGATCCAGGGGCGAATCGTGATCGGTGAGGGGGAGCAGGATGAGGCCCCCATGCTGTACATCGGCGAAGAGGTGGGCCGCGGCGGCGGCTTTACGGTGGACGCCGCCGTGGATCCCGTTGAGGGGACGAACCTCGTCGCCAAGGGCCTGCCGAACGCCATCGCGATTGTGTCGGTGACGGAGAAGGGTGGGATCCTCCACGCCCCCGATATTTATATGGAAAAGCTGGTCGTCCCACCGCAGGCGGCGGGGAGGGTTGATCTGCGGTGGCCCCCCGAGCGGAACCTCGAAGTGCTGGCGGAAGCGCTCGGCCGTCGAGTTAGCGACATCACGGTGGTGATCTTGGACCGCCCGAGGCACGCGGATCTCATCGCTGCGGTCCGTCGGGCGGGGGCCAGGATCAAGTTGATCTCGGACGGGGATGTCGCCCCGGCAATCTCCGCGGCGGTCTCCGGGCCGGGCGTCCACGCCGTCATGGGCATCGGGGGGGCGCCGGAGGGAGTGCTCACCGCGGCCGCGCTGCGGTGCCTGGGGGGAGAGATCCAGGGGCGGTTCTGGTATCGAAACGACGCCGAGCGTCAGCGCGCGCGGGAGATGGGCATCAGTGATCCCGACCGGATCTTTCGGACCGAGGACCTGGTGCGGGGCAATGATCTGGTATTCGCCGCAACCGGCATCACGGACGGTGATCTCTTTCGCGGCGTGCGGTTGTTCGGGGGCGGCGTGCGCACCCATTCTTTGGTGATGACCTCTGCGGTGCACCAGATCCGTTTCGTTGATACGATCCATATCCAGGATATGTCGCGGGCCGGCGTCATCAGACTCTAG
- a CDS encoding trypsin-like peptidase domain-containing protein, protein MAMQSPGTPPRRAGYPAAALAVIAVAVIGALLGGVVLPQYLNLHPVFSASPIAPSAPPLAAAAPPPPALGGTVRVVPEESVVINVVKQVRPAVVNIDTESQVQTVFGLFPQQGAGSGVIVRPDGYILTNNHVVQGATTIRVTLLGGKTLTGKLIGRDPLADLAVVKVVAKEPLPSVRLGDSRNLQVGQLTIAIGNPFGLGSTVTTGVVSALNRNIELPNLIVENLIQTSAAINPGNSGGALVDSSGNVIGVNTAIIPNAQGIGFAIPSDVARGEMEQLIANGRVIRPWVGVIFGGEVDAQTAQAYNLGTTYGVIVRELEPNAPAAKAGVEPGDIITGLNGDRIDNWNTFVHDVVGKKIGETVTLTIVRDRQTRTVSVVLAERPAEPR, encoded by the coding sequence ATGGCTATGCAATCACCCGGTACACCCCCGAGGCGGGCTGGGTACCCCGCGGCGGCGCTGGCCGTCATCGCGGTCGCGGTCATCGGCGCGCTGCTTGGGGGCGTCGTTCTTCCTCAGTATCTGAATCTTCATCCGGTCTTTTCCGCCAGCCCAATCGCACCGAGTGCCCCGCCGCTTGCCGCGGCGGCCCCCCCGCCGCCGGCGTTGGGTGGGACGGTCCGCGTCGTCCCCGAGGAATCGGTCGTCATCAACGTGGTCAAGCAGGTGCGGCCGGCCGTGGTCAACATCGATACGGAGTCGCAGGTTCAGACGGTCTTTGGGCTCTTCCCCCAGCAGGGGGCGGGGTCCGGCGTGATCGTTCGACCGGACGGATACATCCTCACCAACAACCACGTGGTGCAGGGAGCCACGACCATCAGGGTGACGCTGCTCGGTGGGAAAACCCTCACCGGAAAACTCATCGGCCGTGACCCGCTAGCCGATCTTGCCGTGGTCAAGGTCGTTGCCAAAGAGCCCCTGCCGTCGGTCCGGTTGGGGGACAGCCGGAATCTCCAGGTAGGCCAACTGACGATCGCGATCGGCAACCCGTTTGGCCTGGGGAGCACCGTCACGACGGGGGTGGTCAGCGCCCTGAACCGCAACATCGAGCTACCGAACCTCATTGTTGAGAACCTGATCCAGACCTCGGCGGCGATCAACCCCGGGAACAGCGGCGGTGCATTGGTGGACAGCTCGGGCAACGTCATCGGCGTGAACACCGCGATCATCCCGAACGCCCAGGGGATCGGATTTGCGATCCCGAGCGATGTGGCCCGCGGGGAGATGGAGCAGCTCATTGCCAACGGCCGCGTCATTCGGCCTTGGGTCGGGGTCATCTTCGGCGGTGAGGTGGATGCGCAGACCGCCCAGGCCTACAACCTGGGGACCACCTACGGGGTAATCGTTCGGGAGCTTGAGCCGAACGCCCCGGCCGCCAAGGCGGGGGTGGAGCCCGGCGACATCATCACCGGCCTAAATGGGGATCGAATCGACAACTGGAATACGTTCGTCCACGATGTTGTCGGCAAGAAGATCGGAGAAACGGTGACGTTGACCATCGTCCGCGACCGGCAGACACGGACCGTTTCCGTGGTGCTGGCTGAGCGGCCGGCGGAGCCCCGGTGA
- the accD gene encoding acetyl-CoA carboxylase, carboxyltransferase subunit beta — protein MLNWIRRPKYAPGERRDVPAGLWTKCPRCATLIYRKELERNLQVCPRCNYHHRLSATDRLAMVLDEGSFEEYDESLVPEDPLEFVDEKPYPVRIEEAQRRTGVPEAILTGTGAIEGRHVVVGAMEFGFLGGSMGAVVGEKVARSAERAAARRWPLVLFAASGGARMQEGALSLLQLAKTSIALGRLSDFGIMFISVLCDPTTGGVAASFALQGDIILAEPGALIGFAGRRVIEQTIRQKLPEGFQTAEFVLEHGFLDAIVPRGDLRSTLGRLLRLCGAPTLAEGTGPATHASSPPVPTTDGHPV, from the coding sequence GTGCTGAACTGGATCAGGCGTCCGAAATACGCCCCAGGCGAGCGCCGAGATGTTCCGGCGGGACTCTGGACCAAGTGTCCCCGGTGTGCCACTCTCATCTACCGCAAGGAACTCGAACGCAACCTCCAGGTCTGCCCCCGATGCAACTACCATCACCGGCTGTCCGCCACTGACCGCCTGGCGATGGTGCTGGACGAGGGGTCGTTCGAGGAATACGACGAGAGCTTGGTCCCCGAAGATCCATTGGAATTTGTCGACGAGAAGCCGTATCCGGTCAGGATCGAGGAAGCCCAGCGACGCACCGGCGTGCCGGAGGCGATCCTCACCGGAACCGGCGCGATCGAGGGACGCCACGTCGTCGTGGGAGCCATGGAGTTCGGGTTCCTCGGTGGCAGCATGGGCGCGGTCGTCGGGGAGAAGGTGGCGCGGAGCGCGGAGCGGGCCGCCGCGCGGCGTTGGCCGCTGGTCCTCTTCGCCGCGTCGGGGGGAGCGCGCATGCAGGAAGGGGCCCTTTCCCTCCTCCAGCTCGCGAAAACGAGCATTGCCCTGGGGCGGCTGAGCGATTTCGGGATCATGTTCATCTCCGTGCTCTGTGACCCGACCACCGGGGGGGTGGCCGCGAGCTTCGCGCTCCAAGGCGACATCATCCTCGCCGAACCCGGCGCGCTGATCGGGTTCGCCGGGCGGCGGGTGATCGAGCAAACCATCCGTCAGAAGTTGCCCGAAGGTTTCCAAACCGCGGAGTTTGTCCTCGAGCATGGGTTCCTTGATGCGATCGTTCCGAGAGGGGACCTCCGGTCCACGCTGGGGCGCCTCCTCCGGCTGTGCGGCGCCCCCACTCTGGCAGAGGGCACGGGCCCGGCCACCCACGCATCTTCTCCGCCCGTCCCCACAACCGATGGCCATCCCGTCTGA
- a CDS encoding acetyl-CoA carboxylase carboxyltransferase subunit alpha: MERELEKTEREINELRRITAADKGMDLGRQITALQERAEVLREAIARDPTPWQTVQLARHPGRPKIGDYIAGLTTDFIELHGDRGFRDDPAIIGGLGAVDGRPTAVIGHAKGRDTRENIARNFGSPNPEGYRKALRIMRLAEKLKAPVVTLIDTQGASPGKEAEERGQSEAIASGLLGMARLRTPIVTVITGEGGSGGALAIGVGDVVLMLDKAIYSVISPEGCAAILWRDGSRGREAARALRLTARDLLGLGIVDEIIAEPPGGAHRQHDQTVAVVVAAIRRYLAALAGRSTEELLSARYAKYRCIGRLKDLAQPQTPPTG, translated from the coding sequence TTGGAGCGGGAGCTCGAGAAGACCGAGCGCGAAATCAACGAGCTCAGGCGGATCACCGCCGCCGACAAGGGCATGGACCTTGGACGCCAGATCACGGCGCTCCAGGAACGCGCCGAAGTCCTCCGCGAGGCGATCGCCCGCGATCCCACCCCCTGGCAAACGGTCCAGCTGGCCCGACACCCGGGCCGACCCAAGATCGGCGATTATATTGCCGGGCTCACGACGGACTTCATTGAACTTCATGGCGACCGGGGGTTCCGGGACGATCCGGCGATCATCGGGGGGCTGGGGGCGGTTGACGGCAGACCTACGGCGGTGATCGGGCACGCCAAAGGACGTGACACCCGGGAGAATATCGCGCGCAACTTCGGAAGCCCGAATCCGGAGGGGTACCGGAAAGCCCTACGTATCATGCGGCTCGCGGAGAAACTTAAAGCTCCGGTCGTGACGCTGATCGACACCCAGGGGGCCTCCCCGGGGAAGGAAGCGGAGGAACGGGGCCAGAGCGAGGCGATCGCCAGCGGGCTCTTGGGCATGGCGAGACTCCGGACCCCGATCGTCACCGTGATCACCGGCGAGGGGGGAAGCGGGGGCGCCCTGGCCATCGGCGTGGGCGATGTGGTGCTCATGCTGGACAAGGCGATCTACTCGGTGATCTCGCCGGAGGGTTGCGCGGCGATCTTGTGGCGGGATGGCTCGCGGGGCCGCGAGGCTGCACGCGCGCTCCGCCTGACGGCACGCGACCTACTCGGGTTAGGCATCGTCGACGAGATTATCGCCGAGCCCCCCGGGGGGGCACACCGGCAACATGATCAGACCGTCGCCGTGGTCGTCGCCGCCATCCGCCGGTACCTCGCGGCCCTCGCCGGTCGATCGACCGAGGAGCTTCTGTCTGCCAGGTATGCAAAGTACCGTTGCATCGGCCGCCTCAAGGACTTAGCACAACCGCAGACGCCGCCAACCGGGTGA
- the accB gene encoding acetyl-CoA carboxylase biotin carboxyl carrier protein, with protein MGHEGRLDLDEIRALIQLATEADITELDVDAPHVKVRIKKTHRNSADRIAVDLGPPVAGADPDIRLVPIAAPMVGTFYRSSKPDAPPFVSEGDEIHAGQTVCILEAMKLFNEIPSDVDGRIVRILVENGAPVEYGQPLFLLDPAP; from the coding sequence ATGGGCCATGAGGGCCGACTTGATCTCGACGAAATCCGGGCGTTGATCCAACTCGCGACCGAGGCCGACATCACCGAACTCGACGTCGACGCTCCGCACGTCAAGGTTCGAATCAAGAAAACCCACCGCAACTCGGCCGATCGGATCGCGGTGGACCTCGGCCCCCCGGTGGCGGGCGCCGACCCGGATATCCGCCTTGTTCCAATCGCCGCCCCTATGGTCGGGACCTTTTACCGATCCTCCAAACCCGACGCCCCGCCATTTGTGAGTGAGGGGGACGAGATCCATGCCGGCCAGACGGTCTGTATTCTCGAAGCGATGAAGCTCTTCAATGAAATCCCGAGCGATGTGGACGGGCGGATCGTCCGGATCCTGGTCGAGAATGGCGCCCCCGTTGAATACGGGCAGCCGCTGTTCCTCCTCGATCCCGCACCCTAA